The window TATGCAGTTTTATTAAACATTGCCTTATTCGCAAAACTTCGCATCCATATCGCCATATGGATAACTATAAGCATGATATGCTGTATCCATACCATTTCATTTTTATAAAAATCAAACAGCATGACATCGTTAATAACAACAAAAAAAGTTCAACACAAGATAACGAAATTGAAAAATCATCTTTATTTTCATTAATATACCAAAAACAAAACCAACTAATAACAAAATAACCGTCATTTTTTCAAATAAATATCCAACTTGTAAATACTTTGATCCAAATTATCAAAAAAAACAATTATTTAGTTTAATACACCAAAATCACTTTACATAACAATACAAAAATCCACTATTGATCACATTATCAACATAAAATATCAAATAATATGACCACCGTTAAATAGGAAGTGGTATGAGCATAAACCACTTATCCGTTTATTTAACATTCAAACATTAATTTATTTAAAAGTAAGGGGTATTAAAATGAGTACAACATTTATTGAAAATAACAGCATTGCATTTGCAAGTAATAATAATGGCGAGTCTTGGCAAATCTCACAAAAGAAAGGTATGCTGACGGGGATTACTGGTGCGGTATCAGGCCTAGGTGCAACAGTTAAACTTAAAGGTGATATGACTTTTGATATTATAAGTCTAGAGTCTTCGTCAACCTACAATAAATTACTCAATGAGTATAAGTTTGGTGGAGGCGTTTCAGGCTTCTTTACATGGATTGGGCTTAGCGTTAATGCTGAAGTTCATAAGGAAGAAATTCATGAGGTGCTCGAACAATTACAGAACTCTCAGAAAGTGACTGGTCGAGTGACTATTGATATGAACGTGACAGGTTTATATCCTAATGTCGAAGTCACTGCTATGGCTTATGTTAATGTTCTCCAAATTGAAAACTCAACAGGTAATACATTTAGAATTGCGAGTGCAGGTAACCCTATTGATGATACGGGTGCGACAGATGAGAATGGTAATGACCTACCAACAAAAGACAATAACTCAGTAATTTATTTATAATGTACAGGTTAATTTTTATTTATGCTTTAATAAATAACTAATATGACCTCATACATATTTAATTATGAGTTTATTATATTAATCTATCTACTGTCATATTGCTCAATGAGCAATTACCATTTGCTCATTGAGCTTTATATTTCATTGATTTTCGCGCCAACACAGATTTATTTTATAGATAAAATTCGTCATCAAAAACAGAAGGAGAAATAAAACGAACATATGATTAACTTTAAAAATCGAATGTACTTTATTCAATGGCAGCGAGCTAATTGAACCCAAAAGTCAAATAAAACACTACATAAGACTCGTGTGTTTCGACATTTAAGCGGCCTCTATTATTAAGACAATATCTTTTTAAATATTGTCAATCATTACTTTAATGAAAATTTAATTCTAAATCTAACTGTATTAATTTTTTCGCAATTTGGAGTAAGTTAAAAATGAAAAAAATGTCTCGAGGTGTACGAAATAATAACCCTGGTAATATCAATTACAATGAGGCTCATTATTGGAAAGGACAGCTACCACATGATAGTTCTATTGAAGATAAATTTTGTCGTTTTGAATCTCCGGAATATGGTGTTCGGGCATTATTCGCCTTACTTCGTACCTATCAACGTAGATACTCACTACAAACCGTATCGCAATTAATCACACGATTGGCACCACCCGATGAAAATAATACAGATGATTATGTTCATTATGTTGCTCAAAGTTTAAATGTGTCCCCTGATACGTTTATTAACCTTGAAAACAAAACCATTTTAATCAATCTTTCGACGTCAATCATTAAGTATGAAAACAACTCACAACCTTATGATGAATTAATTTTTGAAAAGGCATGGGGTTTACTGTAATGAATGTCTTAAATCATCTAACGATGTGTATTTTAAACTGATGATTTAGTATTCCAAGTGGAGAGCTTTCAGCTGTTTTTGAGTTTAAGTGATTTTTAGAAAATTTATTTATGACATTTTAAACTATTGGCAGTTTTACTTATCTGAACCTGTTGATATATATCTCAGTTTACAGAATATAATGGAGAGAGTGGATAAATTAATTAATAGACAATCGATTGATTATCTGTAATTGTTTTTCCACTGCTCAACAAGTTAAAAAACGAATATCGCCATCAATCAGGGTTCGGAACATAATAACACAAACCGTATAGTGATTTTTGAAAAAACATGATTAACCTAAAATTATAACTACTTATTCATTTTTCAAAAAACCATTAATTTGTTTTTTATTTAAAACAATATTGCTATTTATATTGCTACTTGAATCAAGACCAATATAAGTAATGATATTTTACTATTTTAAAATAGTAAAAAACCATAGAGAGGCGCTGACCTCATCGTTCTTAATCACTTTTAAAATATTTTTTGATAAATATATAATATAAGGGCACTTCTGATGAAAAAGACATTTATCACTCTATCGGTGTTATCTATCTCAACAACCACATTAGCTTATGATACGACCTCCCGCCACGGTTATATTGATAATCCACCCAGCCGAGCATATCTCTGTTCATCAATGGGGAATAATCTCAATAAAATGTGTGGCGCCGTCCAGTATGAACCTCAGTCGGTTGAAGGAGCAAAAGGGTTTCCAGATAGTGGCCCTAGAGATGGGGAAATCGCCAGTGGTGGCAATGCGAATTTTTCTACATTAAATGAACAAACTGCTCAGCGTTGGCATAAAGTCGATATCCGTAGTGGAAGAAATATATTTTCTTGGTCATTAACCGCGCCACACAGAACCACGTCATGGCAATTTTTTATCACTAAGCCAGATTGGCAACAAAATAAACCTTTAACGCGTGCTGATTTTGATCTAAAACCATTTTGTGAACAATATGATAATGGGAATATCCCAATAAATAGAGTGAAAATAGACTGTAATATTCCAGAACGCACGGGGTATCAGGTTATTCTCGGTGTTTGGACTATTGCTGATACCTCTAATGCATTCTATCAGGTTATCGATGCCAATATGTCAGCTAAATAATGCGTATTTATAGAGTATTATTTAAATAACGCGTTGTTTAAATAATCCGCTAAACAATGCGTTATTTGAAAACTAACTTAAGAGCATAAAAACGTTTTAATATGATGAGAAAACCATTATTGGAAAGTAGATATTTTCCCCTCTACTTATAGCTTATTAACCGAATATGCGGTGATATCAAGCCATATTAATTTGCTACCCGCCTCGCTGGGAGTCAGATGCCCTTCACCAATATCGGGCAACCACCACCCTCCTTGGTTTACTTTCATGCTATTACAATTCGCACCAAACACATCCCATTCACCCGCTAATACATATACCATGCCAGCCTGTCCTATTGGTAAACGATGTTCCTGAGTAATAATTTGACTCGTCACCGACCAGCGTTCAGGATTAAATAAAAGATTGAGTAAGCGAACAGATGAACCTTGTAATTCAAGCTTGGCAAGCTGCTGGGCAGGAGCATAAAAAGTATCGCCAATTTTGGCCATTGAATGCCTCTGTTGTTGACAATCAACAATCGACAAATTGCCGTTATCAAGAGAAACACAAAGACGTTTCCCTTTTGTGTATTGCTTTAAATAATTCGAATCGCTAACCTGCGAAAGACTTGCTCGTAGTGAGAAGTCAGATGCGACAGGCCAACAAAAAATTTCGGCATTAGTACCATAACTCTCTTGCCATTCTTCGATCGGTAACTCAGTCGCATCAAAACATTTAATTTTCATACATTCCCCCGAGCAATCGCTGTCCATTAACTTTCGTTTCTCGTATTAAGAGTGGCAAAGTTAACCGCCCAAGGCAATGTTCCTACATGTAAAGTGTGACTAGCCGCGTTTCTCAGCAATCAACGAATGGCATAAACGACCCAGAGTTTTCATTGCCTGTTCCAACTGCTCATTCCAAGTGAATGACGCATTTAATCTAAATGCATGATTGAACTGATCACTGGTTGAGAACATGCTGCCTGGAGCAATACTGATTCCCTCTTTAAGTGCGAGCTGATAAAGGTGTATCGCATTAAATGGAGGTTCAAATTCTAACCATAAGAAATAGCCACCTTTTGGTGTATTCACTTTGACTGAGGATGGCATATATTGCGCTATAGCGCCTAACATTTGATGTTGGCGTTGCTCCATCGTTTGCCGTAGCTTACGTAAATGATTGTCATATCCACCTTGAGTAAGGTATTCCGCAATGGCAAGCTGGGTTGGCACACTGGCAGATACTGTACTCATCATTTGTAAATGTTGAATCTTGCTCGCATGCTTACCGGCAGCCACCCAACCGACACGGTAGCCTGGTGCTAAACATTTTGAAAATGACGAACAATGAAAAAAATTGCCTTTCACATCGAGGGCTTTAGCGGGTATTGGTTGTTGATTACCAAAATAAAGCTCGCCATACACATCATCTTCAATGAGAACAATTTGATTCTTGTTGAGGATCTCCACCAGCCTTTTTTTATTGGCAGGTGGCATTGTGCCTCCTAACGGGTTCTGATAATGAGTCATGAGCCAACACGCTTTGATTGGATATTTTGCCGCAATATCTTCCAGCGCATCCAAATCAATACCAAACAAAGGATCTGTTTTAATTGCGATTGCTTTTAATTTGAGGCGCTCAATCGCTTGCAATGAACCATAAAAGGCCGGTGATTCAATAACAACCCAATCACCAGGTTGGGTCACTGACTGTAAACTCAGCACTAACGATTCCATCGCTCCTGCGGTGATCACTATCTCATCGGGAGCCACGTGGATCCCTTGGCTAGCGTATCGCTGAGCAATATTTCGTCGTAATTGTTCATTACCCGGCGGTAAATTGGCTGTTGTATTAAATCTTGCTAAACGACGAGCTACTGAGGCTAGTGTTTTTCCTAGTTTAGGCTCATCAAGTAGTGCGGGTTCAGGGAAAGCCGAACCAAATGGAACAATATCAGGATCCTTACAAGCTTGTAGGACACCAAAAATCGACGCATTGATTTCTACATTTTCATTAAGATGTAGTCCTTTACCGCCTTTTGCCGCAGCGAAATTGGTATTTCTGCGGGCAACATAATATCCCGATTGTGGCCGTGCGGCTATCCAACCTTGGCTTTCAAGTAATTGATAAGCTTGCACTACTGTCATCAAGCTCAATCCAGACTGTTTTACACTTTCCCTAAGTGACGGTAACCTATCACCAACTTGCCAGATATTATCTTCAATCTGTTGGCGTATTTGTGCAGCCAGTTGTTCGTATCGCGTCATACCCGCCTCAACTGTTATAGTTAATAACTAAAAAATTGTTACTATTATAGTTTATCGTCTCATGTTCTACTTATCCATACATTTACCTGACTTTTTTCACTATAAGCACAATGCATTTTTCGATAGGTTTGCGATTTGTCACAAACCAACAGTTTTAATCGGTAATTTTGCTATGGATAGCACCGTTATTGTTGGCTGAATATCAAACATGCAGCGTGCGCATTATCAATTCCAATCAGGGGTCAATATGTTTGGACTAACTGCGCTGGAACTGGCTCGTATTCAATTTGCGTTTACAGTCTCGTTCCATATTATTTTCCCAGCGATCACCATTGGGCTCGCGAGTTTCCTTGCGGTACTCGAAGGCTTATGGCTGAAAACTCGGGATAAGGACTATATAAAATTATTTCATTTCTGGTCGAAAGTTTTTGCGGTCAATTTCGGTATGGGAGTGGTGTCTGGTTTGGTAATGGCATACCAATTCGGCACTAACTGGAGCTTTTTTTCCGATTTTGCCGGTAGTGTGACTGGACCTTTATTAACATACGAAGTACTTACTGCCTTTTTTCTTGAGGCAGGATTTCTCGGTGTCATGTTATTCGGCATGAACCGTGTTGGGGAAAAATTACATTTCTTTGCGACCTGTATGGTTGCTCTCGGGACGATTATCTCAACTTTTTGGATCCTTGCATCCAACAGCTTTATGCAAACGCCACAAGGATTTGAAATTGTTGATAACCGTATCGTCCCCGTTGATTGGTTAGCCGTTATTTTCAATCCCTCTTTCCCTTATCGCTTATTGCATATGACAACGGCGGCCTTCCTCGCGGCGGCATTTTTCATAGGGGCGTCAGCGGCATGGCACCTGCTTAAAGGCAATCGCTCTTCCGCCATGAAGAAAATGTTTTCCATGTCACTATGGTTAATCTTAATTTTAGCACCTCTTCAAGCGCTTATTGGTGATGCTCATGGATTAAATACATTGAAACATCAACCCGTTAAAGTCGCCGCGATGGAAGGACATTGGGAGAATAAACCCGGTGAAGCTACCCCATTGATCCTGTTCGGTATTCCTAATATGGAAAAAGAGAAAACTGAATATGCGCTCGAAATTCCCTATCTTGCGAGCATCATTTTGACACACAGCTTGGATAAGCAAGTTCCCGCGTTAAAAGATTATCCCCCCGAAGATAGACCGAATGTGTTTATGGTGTTCTGGTCATTTCGTGTCATGGTTGGGCTGGGTTTATTGATGATCGCCGCTGGCGTTTGGGGATTATGGTTGCGCTACCGTAAAAATCTTTATGAATCAAAAACCTTCTTACGTTTTATGTTTATCATGGCACCCTCTGGTTTGATCGCTATTTTAGCCGGTTGGTTTACCACAGAGATAGGACGTCAGCCTTGGGTCGTCTATGGATTACAAAGGACATCCGATGCCGTCAGTGCTCATGGCGAAATGCATATGAGTATCAGTCTATTAGCATTCTTTATTGTTTACGGTAGTGTTTTTGGTATTGGCTATATGTACATGATGAAATTAATTCGCAAAGGGATCCAGGAGGATACAACTCATGGGCATTGATTTACCACTTATTTGGTTTGTCATCATTGTATTCAGTATTTTGATGTACATTGTTATGGATGGTTTCGATTTAGGGATTGGTATCTTATACCCAGCCCTGAAAGATAGCCAAGATCGCGACTTGATGATGAACAGTGTCGCGCCTGTGTGGGATGGCAATGAAACATGGCTAGTATTAGGTGGTGCGGGTTTATTTGGTGCCTTCCCCCTCGCCTATGCCATTGTACTGGATGCGCTATCGATTCCTCTCACCTTTATGCTATTGGCCTTGATTTTCCGAGGGGTTGCTTTTGAGTTTCGTTTCCGAGCCGATGAATCACACCGCAAGCATTGGGATCATGCCTTTATCTGGGGTTCTATCTTTGCCACTTTTGTACAAGGTGTTGTTGTTGGTGCCTTTATTCAAGGTTTCCATGTCGAAAACCGTGTTTACATGGGAGGCTATTTTGATTGGTTCTCACCATTCCCATTATTCTGTGGTTTCGGCTTAGTTATTGCTTATGCCCTACTCGCTTGTGGCTGGCTGATTATGAAAACCGAAGGACACTTACGACAAACAATGTACCGTTTATTACGCCCATTAACGTTATTAATGCTTGCCGTGATCGCGGTCATTAGTGCATGGACGCCTGTCCTTAATGAGGCTATTTATCAGCGCTGGTTTAGCCTTCCAAACCTATTCTTCTTCCTACCAGTACCGTTATTAGTCCTTGGTTGTGTCTATATCATGTTAATCAGTGCCAAACGCAAACGGTCAGACAGCGTGCCTTTTTTAGCGGCCTTAACATTGATTTTCCTTGGCTTTACTGGTTTAGGCATCAGTATCTGGCCAAACCTGATCCCACCTGCGATTAGCTTCCGTGATGCCGCAGGACCAATGGAAAGTTTAGGCTTCATGCTGGTTGGCGCACTGTTTATTATCCCTATTATTTTGGTTTACACCTATTGGAGTTACTATGTCTTCAGAGGAAAAATTACCCCAGACCAAGGCTACCACTAATCACACTGTTTCATCGCCATGGTGGAAAAAAATAGGTTGGATGGCAATAATTTGGTTTGGGAGTGTCCTAGCGTTATTTGCCTTCTCATCCCTATTTAGGCTGTTAATGACCGCCGCGGGAATGAAAGTGAAATAAATTTCGTTGTTTGGAATGCCGTATTGTGTCAAATACGGCATTTTTTTACTCTAAAAATGTTTGGTTTTCGGTGATTTATATTCAAGAAAAGCATGATATGATAATGATAACAATTCCCAAATAATAATTTTATCATTATCATTAATAAAAGGAGACCGCCTGTGGCAAATGACAAACCAGTCGAAAAAAATATTTACCGCCCGGCGCCACCACAGCTGATTCAGGTCAAATCTGTTACCGATATTAGCCCTTCAATTCGTAGTATCACTTTCACTGGCGAACGGCTTGGTGACTATCCAACCCAATGTGAAGGTGGCCATATTAAAATTTTCCTTGCCCCCGATTTAAAAAGCCAGCCTGCATTACCTATCCTCAGTGAACATGGCCGTAGTTGGCCTACCGATAAGCCGCGTCCGTTTGTTCGTACCTACACGGTGCGTGCGATCCGTCCGGAAGTGAAAGAAATAGATATTGAGTTCGCCATGCATGACGGTAATGAAGGTCCTGCTTACTTGTTCGCTCGTGATGCTGTAGAAGGTAACTGGATGGGAATAACCAACCCAGGTGGCCCAGACCCATTATTACCGCATAGCCAGCATTATTTTATGGCTGGAGACTCTAGCTCCTTGCCCGCCATTGCAGCCTTACTGGAAAAAATGCATGCAAAAGCAACCGGTAAAGTGGTTTTACGTTTAGACCACCCAGACGATATGCGTGAATTAATCAAACCAGCAGGGATTGAGGTGATATGGGTTTGTGGCGGCATCAACAAAACTGAAGAATTAATCAATACCTTCAAATCTTGGGATATTCCCTCTGAAGATGCTTCATTTTGGATCGCTGGCGAAGACCAAATAATTCGCGATTTGCGCCGTTTTGTACGTCGTGATAAAGGCTTTGGTCGTGAAAGCATTTATGCTATTCCTTATTGGCGTTATGGCTATGATGAGGAAGGTTATCATCAAGAAAGACATCACGTCATGGATAACCCTGACGATTAAGAAGTAACAATAGCGAATAACATGAAAGTGATGGTTATTACCATCACTTTTTCTATAGCGCAATGCGTGTCAATATGTGCTTTATTCTGTCACTCACTTTTCAATAATTATCATGTGATCTATTGTATTTGCTTAACTTTAAGAAGGAGTTCTTATGCGTATAGGATTATTAACCGCTTTGATAGTCGTCCTTTCAGGATGCTCAACCCCCTCCCCTGATGATAAAAAAGAGGTTCAAGTAAAGAGCGACCCATATGAAGATAGCGTGCTAAATACGATCAAAAAAAATCAGGACATTTATAAAAAACAACAAGAAAGCAAACCTAGATAATCAATGACTCATTTATCAATTATCAAAGGAAAAGATTTATTGCACTCTTTTCCTTTTATTTCAAATGATTAGACATATTCCCATAAATTCTATTTATTCAAATTTAAAAATAAATTTTTGCACCTAACTAATGTTATGTTATAACATAATGGAATTCATTTATGACTATGGGAACATTTCAATGATTAACAAACCCTTTATTGCTATTGCTCTGAGTTTCAGCTCACTATTGATGAGTGTTAATGCTCTAGCCCACAGCCATGCACATCCTCAGTCAGAAAAAGCCAAACAAGCCAGCAAAGGCTTTTTTGATGATGCAGATGTCAAAGATAGAAAACTCAGTGATTGGGATGGGATATGGGAATCTATTAACCCACTGTTATTGTCAGGGAAATTAGATCCTGTTTTAGAACATAAAGCAAAAACCAATAAAGATAAAACGATTGAAGAATATCGCGATTATTATAAAAAAGGTTATAAAACAGACGTCGATAATATTAGTATTGAAAACAATATCATTGAATTTAGCCAAAATGGTCATGTCAGCCGCTGCGAATATCATTATTCAGGATTTAAGATCTTACAGTATGCATCAGGTAAGAAAGGCGTTCGCTATTTATTTGAATGCCAAGATGCGGCATCGAAAGCCCCTAAATATATTCAATTTAGTGACCATATTATAGAACCGCAACCTTCAGGTCATTTCCATCTTTATATGGGGAATGAATCCCATGAAAAATTATTACAACAAATGGATAACTGGCCGACTTATTACCCATATTCGCTAAATGATGAACAAATTGTTCATGAAATGCTACACCACTAATTGGCATTAATACTTTAAATAGCCCCAGCGAGCTAATTCGCCGCTGGGGCTTAACAAGCTATTAATGGCTATAAGCTAATAATGCACGATGACACAGTGTCGAACGAACACAATCATCAACTGAAAAATTCACCATCGAGACCATTTCATCGCTGCTAAAACGTTGCAATGCATCGGCCAACCCCGATATGACACCTTCAGGTAAATCACACTGAGTCACATCACCATTCACAATTACGGTGACATTTTCCCCCAGCCGCGTCAAAAACATCTTCATTTGGCTAACGGTGACATTTTGCGCTTCATCTAAAATCACAATGGCATTTTCAAACGTACGACCACGCATGTAAGCAAATGGCGCAATTTCAACTTTCGCAATTTCAGGCCGCAAACAGTATTGTAAAAAGGAGCTGCCAAGCCTTTTCACTAATACGTCATAGACAGGACGGAAATATGGCGCAAATTTGTCAGCCATATCTCCGGGCAGAAAGCCTAGGTCTTCCTCTGCTTGTAAAACAGGTCGTGTGACAATAATTTTATTGATATCTTTATTAATTAACGCGTCAGCCGCCAATGCGGTACTAATATAAGTTTTACCGCAGCCAGCTTCACCATTAGCGAAAATTAACTGTTTATGTTTAATGGAATTAATATAGAGCTTTTGAGCATCATTACGTGGGGTAATTGGCGACATATCACGTCGTTCTTTTGCCATGCCGATTGGCTCAATCCCAGTAAAATCAGCAAAAGAGGATACACTTGCCATTTCGTAACGACCAGCGCGTTCTTTACGTAATGAACGTTTCATTTCACGGCGCGTCTTTGTTGCAGCTTTCTGTCTACTCATAGTATTAACCCTTCCAGGTATCGTTAAAGTCAATTCAAATGACGGACTATTCAGAACAGAGAGGAGCTCCCTTCAAGCTCATGTTGGTTGAACATGCAATAAAAAAACCGGTTACTTATCTCACCATGACAACAACATGATGGAGTAGTAACCGGTCTTGTACGCATACAAACAAAGACTTAGTTCCCATTAGTTCCTCCCTGCTAGGTTATACCCGTAAACTAATGAATTTCTATGACACTATTATGACAAAATCGATAAAACTTAAATGCTTTGGCTATTATTGAGTTACGCTTATTCCTATTACCAGACTATAACTCTGCCTTCACGTTGTATGCAACAATAAATTAACATTTTTCTCACTGCGTATTTAATTTGTGTTTTAGTCTAGCTTAAGAAAATTCTGACTGATATCTGGCTTATTATGACTATAGTTTATTGATACTTATTGGAAAAAACATTATTTATCACTACTTAAGTAAAATTTCATACCTCTATCAATAGGGATATTATGCTAAAGCTAAATCTATTAAAACCAACATTATCCTTTTCATTCGCTTTGCTTATTTCGGGTTGTCAGCTACTCACACCAACCTCCTCTCAATCAGATTTGAATGCTCTCAATGAGCTTAAAGGCTACGAATTCCCTTCAACTCAAGTACCTAAAGG of the Providencia stuartii genome contains:
- the cydB gene encoding cytochrome d ubiquinol oxidase subunit II encodes the protein MGIDLPLIWFVIIVFSILMYIVMDGFDLGIGILYPALKDSQDRDLMMNSVAPVWDGNETWLVLGGAGLFGAFPLAYAIVLDALSIPLTFMLLALIFRGVAFEFRFRADESHRKHWDHAFIWGSIFATFVQGVVVGAFIQGFHVENRVYMGGYFDWFSPFPLFCGFGLVIAYALLACGWLIMKTEGHLRQTMYRLLRPLTLLMLAVIAVISAWTPVLNEAIYQRWFSLPNLFFFLPVPLLVLGCVYIMLISAKRKRSDSVPFLAALTLIFLGFTGLGISIWPNLIPPAISFRDAAGPMESLGFMLVGALFIIPIILVYTYWSYYVFRGKITPDQGYH
- the zinT gene encoding metal-binding protein ZinT, with the translated sequence MINKPFIAIALSFSSLLMSVNALAHSHAHPQSEKAKQASKGFFDDADVKDRKLSDWDGIWESINPLLLSGKLDPVLEHKAKTNKDKTIEEYRDYYKKGYKTDVDNISIENNIIEFSQNGHVSRCEYHYSGFKILQYASGKKGVRYLFECQDAASKAPKYIQFSDHIIEPQPSGHFHLYMGNESHEKLLQQMDNWPTYYPYSLNDEQIVHEMLHH
- a CDS encoding lytic polysaccharide monooxygenase, with protein sequence MKKTFITLSVLSISTTTLAYDTTSRHGYIDNPPSRAYLCSSMGNNLNKMCGAVQYEPQSVEGAKGFPDSGPRDGEIASGGNANFSTLNEQTAQRWHKVDIRSGRNIFSWSLTAPHRTTSWQFFITKPDWQQNKPLTRADFDLKPFCEQYDNGNIPINRVKIDCNIPERTGYQVILGVWTIADTSNAFYQVIDANMSAK
- a CDS encoding structural protein yields the protein MKKMSRGVRNNNPGNINYNEAHYWKGQLPHDSSIEDKFCRFESPEYGVRALFALLRTYQRRYSLQTVSQLITRLAPPDENNTDDYVHYVAQSLNVSPDTFINLENKTILINLSTSIIKYENNSQPYDELIFEKAWGLL
- a CDS encoding DUF2474 domain-containing protein, giving the protein MSSEEKLPQTKATTNHTVSSPWWKKIGWMAIIWFGSVLALFAFSSLFRLLMTAAGMKVK
- a CDS encoding cytochrome ubiquinol oxidase subunit I, with the protein product MFGLTALELARIQFAFTVSFHIIFPAITIGLASFLAVLEGLWLKTRDKDYIKLFHFWSKVFAVNFGMGVVSGLVMAYQFGTNWSFFSDFAGSVTGPLLTYEVLTAFFLEAGFLGVMLFGMNRVGEKLHFFATCMVALGTIISTFWILASNSFMQTPQGFEIVDNRIVPVDWLAVIFNPSFPYRLLHMTTAAFLAAAFFIGASAAWHLLKGNRSSAMKKMFSMSLWLILILAPLQALIGDAHGLNTLKHQPVKVAAMEGHWENKPGEATPLILFGIPNMEKEKTEYALEIPYLASIILTHSLDKQVPALKDYPPEDRPNVFMVFWSFRVMVGLGLLMIAAGVWGLWLRYRKNLYESKTFLRFMFIMAPSGLIAILAGWFTTEIGRQPWVVYGLQRTSDAVSAHGEMHMSISLLAFFIVYGSVFGIGYMYMMKLIRKGIQEDTTHGH
- a CDS encoding HutD/Ves family protein, coding for MKIKCFDATELPIEEWQESYGTNAEIFCWPVASDFSLRASLSQVSDSNYLKQYTKGKRLCVSLDNGNLSIVDCQQQRHSMAKIGDTFYAPAQQLAKLELQGSSVRLLNLLFNPERWSVTSQIITQEHRLPIGQAGMVYVLAGEWDVFGANCNSMKVNQGGWWLPDIGEGHLTPSEAGSKLIWLDITAYSVNKL
- the phoH gene encoding phosphate starvation-inducible protein PhoH, which gives rise to MSRQKAATKTRREMKRSLRKERAGRYEMASVSSFADFTGIEPIGMAKERRDMSPITPRNDAQKLYINSIKHKQLIFANGEAGCGKTYISTALAADALINKDINKIIVTRPVLQAEEDLGFLPGDMADKFAPYFRPVYDVLVKRLGSSFLQYCLRPEIAKVEIAPFAYMRGRTFENAIVILDEAQNVTVSQMKMFLTRLGENVTVIVNGDVTQCDLPEGVISGLADALQRFSSDEMVSMVNFSVDDCVRSTLCHRALLAYSH
- a CDS encoding siderophore-interacting protein, whose amino-acid sequence is MANDKPVEKNIYRPAPPQLIQVKSVTDISPSIRSITFTGERLGDYPTQCEGGHIKIFLAPDLKSQPALPILSEHGRSWPTDKPRPFVRTYTVRAIRPEVKEIDIEFAMHDGNEGPAYLFARDAVEGNWMGITNPGGPDPLLPHSQHYFMAGDSSSLPAIAALLEKMHAKATGKVVLRLDHPDDMRELIKPAGIEVIWVCGGINKTEELINTFKSWDIPSEDASFWIAGEDQIIRDLRRFVRRDKGFGRESIYAIPYWRYGYDEEGYHQERHHVMDNPDD
- a CDS encoding PLP-dependent aminotransferase family protein, whose product is MTRYEQLAAQIRQQIEDNIWQVGDRLPSLRESVKQSGLSLMTVVQAYQLLESQGWIAARPQSGYYVARRNTNFAAAKGGKGLHLNENVEINASIFGVLQACKDPDIVPFGSAFPEPALLDEPKLGKTLASVARRLARFNTTANLPPGNEQLRRNIAQRYASQGIHVAPDEIVITAGAMESLVLSLQSVTQPGDWVVIESPAFYGSLQAIERLKLKAIAIKTDPLFGIDLDALEDIAAKYPIKACWLMTHYQNPLGGTMPPANKKRLVEILNKNQIVLIEDDVYGELYFGNQQPIPAKALDVKGNFFHCSSFSKCLAPGYRVGWVAAGKHASKIQHLQMMSTVSASVPTQLAIAEYLTQGGYDNHLRKLRQTMEQRQHQMLGAIAQYMPSSVKVNTPKGGYFLWLEFEPPFNAIHLYQLALKEGISIAPGSMFSTSDQFNHAFRLNASFTWNEQLEQAMKTLGRLCHSLIAEKRG